In a single window of the Acinetobacter sp. CS-2 genome:
- the hisC gene encoding histidinol-phosphate transaminase, producing the protein MSFVPANEGISKLKPYQPGKPISELERELGITDIVKLASNENPLGCSEKVKQAVAAELAEIGRYPDGGGFILKDQIQAQFGVTADRITLGNGSNDLLEMFARAFVSEKDSVIYSQHAFAVYALVTQAINAEAIEVPAKGFAHDLDAMAAAIKDNTKLIFIANPNNPTGTWFEEAEFEAFMQKVPENIIVVLDEAYVEYFPENFNSLKFLEQYPNLIVSRTLSKCYGLAALRVGFALASPEVTDYLNRIRQPFNVNHLAMVAAVAALKDEAFIEKSREVNKAGMAQLEAGFKALGLNYVPSRANFILVDVQADPAQTFNALLKEGVIVRPVGIANHLRVSIGTEAENAKFLTALAKVLDLAPDAVEEKA; encoded by the coding sequence ATGTCGTTTGTCCCTGCCAATGAAGGCATCTCAAAGTTAAAGCCTTATCAACCAGGTAAACCTATTAGTGAACTTGAGCGCGAGTTAGGGATTACTGATATTGTCAAATTAGCCTCAAACGAAAATCCGTTGGGCTGTTCTGAAAAAGTCAAACAGGCTGTGGCGGCTGAACTGGCAGAAATTGGTCGCTATCCGGATGGTGGCGGTTTTATCTTGAAAGACCAGATTCAGGCACAATTTGGTGTAACTGCTGACCGTATTACTTTAGGTAATGGGTCAAACGACTTACTGGAAATGTTTGCCCGCGCATTCGTTTCAGAGAAAGACTCGGTAATTTATAGCCAGCATGCTTTTGCCGTATATGCTTTGGTGACTCAAGCGATTAATGCAGAAGCGATTGAAGTGCCGGCCAAAGGTTTTGCTCACGATCTGGATGCTATGGCAGCGGCAATTAAAGACAATACCAAACTGATCTTTATTGCCAATCCCAATAACCCGACGGGAACCTGGTTTGAAGAAGCCGAATTTGAAGCTTTCATGCAAAAAGTTCCGGAAAATATCATTGTTGTTCTGGACGAAGCTTATGTGGAATATTTCCCGGAAAACTTCAACAGCCTGAAATTCCTTGAGCAGTATCCAAACCTGATTGTCAGCCGTACCTTGTCTAAGTGTTATGGTCTGGCTGCACTGCGTGTTGGTTTTGCCTTGGCATCGCCAGAAGTAACAGATTACCTGAACCGTATTCGTCAGCCATTTAACGTCAATCATCTTGCCATGGTAGCTGCGGTTGCTGCACTGAAAGATGAAGCATTTATCGAGAAATCTCGTGAAGTGAACAAGGCGGGTATGGCTCAGCTGGAAGCTGGTTTTAAAGCTTTGGGTCTGAACTATGTACCTTCTCGTGCCAACTTTATTTTAGTCGATGTACAGGCTGATCCTGCGCAAACGTTCAATGCCTTGTTAAAAGAAGGCGTGATTGTACGTCCTGTGGGTATTGCAAATCACCTGCGTGTATCGATTGGTACGGAAGCGGAAAATGCTAAATTCCTGACAGCACTGGCGAAAGTACTCGATTTAGCTCCTGATGCGGTAGAGGAAAAAGCCTAA
- a CDS encoding RNA-guided endonuclease InsQ/TnpB family protein, giving the protein MSRFIRGHVIQLLPNNKQASHFAQASGVARLSYNWALKEWQRQYKADKEYRDQCDYYGVQVDKKLLNKPSEAKIRKHLNSFKREKYPFMLKVTKCAPQLAIKQLGSSFDRFFNGQSKYPKPRKKGVDDRFSLSNDQFSIKDRKISIPNLGWVKMTEDLRYQGKILSAKIFKQGGKWFASIAVELNQPEKLHPKTGLSVGIDLGVSSLATLSNGEVVPSSAPLKKQLAKLRRLAKSFSRKKKGSQNREKAKTKLSRLHYKISCLRKNNLHQVTSDLVKRFDLIAIEDLNVKGMVQNRKLSRAISDMGFYEFKRQLIYKAKQHGKSILSVGRFFPSSKMCSNCGELNQNLTLAMREWRCSCNTLHHRDINAAINILKHADKELVAT; this is encoded by the coding sequence ATGAGCCGATTCATACGAGGGCATGTAATCCAATTACTGCCAAATAATAAGCAAGCAAGTCATTTCGCTCAAGCGAGTGGTGTTGCTCGTTTGTCGTATAATTGGGCTTTAAAAGAATGGCAACGTCAATATAAAGCAGATAAGGAATATAGAGATCAGTGTGACTATTATGGCGTTCAGGTGGATAAAAAACTTCTAAATAAACCATCCGAAGCTAAAATAAGAAAGCACTTAAACTCGTTCAAGCGTGAGAAATACCCTTTCATGCTTAAAGTGACCAAATGTGCGCCACAACTTGCGATTAAGCAATTGGGTAGTTCATTTGATCGTTTTTTTAATGGTCAATCCAAATATCCAAAGCCTAGAAAAAAAGGCGTAGATGATCGCTTCTCATTATCAAATGACCAATTCAGCATTAAAGATAGAAAAATTAGTATCCCAAACTTGGGTTGGGTAAAAATGACTGAGGATTTGCGTTATCAAGGAAAAATATTATCAGCGAAAATATTTAAACAGGGTGGTAAGTGGTTTGCTTCGATTGCTGTTGAATTAAATCAGCCTGAGAAACTTCACCCCAAAACAGGTTTATCTGTTGGTATTGATTTAGGTGTTTCCAGTCTTGCCACTTTATCTAATGGCGAGGTTGTTCCATCAAGTGCGCCACTAAAGAAACAGCTTGCCAAGTTAAGACGACTTGCTAAGTCTTTTAGCCGTAAAAAGAAAGGTAGTCAAAACAGAGAAAAAGCGAAAACCAAGCTCTCTCGTTTGCACTACAAAATATCATGCTTGAGAAAAAACAATCTTCATCAAGTCACATCTGATTTAGTTAAGCGATTCGATCTGATTGCGATTGAGGATTTAAATGTGAAAGGTATGGTACAAAACCGTAAGCTCTCAAGAGCCATATCGGATATGGGCTTTTATGAGTTCAAGCGACAGTTGATTTACAAGGCTAAACAGCATGGCAAATCAATACTTTCTGTTGGACGATTCTTTCCAAGCAGCAAGATGTGTTCGAATTGTGGTGAATTAAACCAAAACCTGACACTTGCAATGCGTGAGTGGCGATGTTCATGTAACACCCTGCATCACAGGGATATTAATGCTGCCATCAATATTCTAAAACATGCAGATAAAGAATTGGTGGCTACATAA
- a CDS encoding IS607 family transposase: MSKYVSISVAAKTLGVSIQTLRRWDEEGTLVADRTPKNHRRYDLSKITPEQIHKPDSQLQRKTIAYARVSSHDQKEDLIRQQQVLEMYCANQGWTFELISDLGSGMNYRKKGLNKLLEAIMNDEIGRLVLTHKDRLLRFGAELVFALCEAKSVEIVILNKGENLSFEEELAQDVLEIITVFSARLYGSRSKKNQKLIQAVKDAL; this comes from the coding sequence ATGAGTAAATATGTAAGCATTAGCGTTGCAGCTAAAACATTAGGTGTTTCCATTCAAACATTAAGGCGTTGGGATGAAGAAGGCACTTTGGTTGCAGATCGAACCCCTAAAAATCATAGACGATATGATCTGAGTAAGATCACGCCTGAGCAAATACACAAGCCCGATAGTCAACTTCAAAGGAAAACCATTGCATACGCAAGGGTATCGAGTCATGACCAAAAAGAAGATTTAATTCGACAGCAACAAGTTCTTGAAATGTACTGTGCAAATCAAGGTTGGACGTTTGAATTAATCTCCGATCTTGGTTCGGGTATGAACTATAGAAAAAAAGGCTTAAATAAGCTGCTAGAAGCAATCATGAATGATGAAATCGGACGTTTGGTTTTAACGCATAAAGATCGCTTATTGCGGTTTGGTGCTGAGTTGGTTTTTGCCTTATGTGAAGCTAAAAGCGTGGAGATCGTCATTCTTAATAAGGGTGAAAATTTGTCTTTTGAGGAAGAACTTGCTCAAGATGTTTTGGAAATCATTACAGTGTTTTCGGCAAGATTATATGGTAGTCGTAGTAAGAAAAACCAAAAGTTAATACAGGCAGTCAAAGACGCACTATGA
- a CDS encoding type 1 glutamine amidotransferase domain-containing protein, translating into MSKRIAVLVTHDFEDVEYSEPVQAFRAARHSILNIENKAGNIVYGHKRKSAVTIDQSIDDVTVHDFDALLIPGGYSPDRLRGDDRFVDFVRKFAHAEKPILSICYGPQLLITAKVVKGRLMTTIKTVAKDLINAGAVYYDVAVVNDNNLYISSRSPDDLPAFIEESLMVLNQ; encoded by the coding sequence ATGTCCAAAAGAATCGCCGTGCTAGTGACTCATGATTTTGAAGATGTCGAATATTCAGAACCTGTGCAAGCGTTTCGTGCTGCACGGCATAGTATTTTAAATATTGAAAACAAAGCAGGCAATATTGTCTATGGTCATAAGCGAAAATCAGCCGTCACCATTGACCAAAGTATAGATGATGTGACCGTGCATGATTTTGATGCTTTGCTCATTCCTGGCGGTTATTCTCCAGACCGGCTCCGTGGCGATGACCGCTTCGTGGATTTTGTACGTAAATTTGCCCATGCAGAAAAACCCATTTTGAGCATTTGTTATGGTCCGCAGTTACTGATTACAGCCAAAGTCGTCAAAGGCCGCTTAATGACTACCATTAAAACGGTTGCCAAGGATCTGATTAATGCCGGCGCAGTCTATTATGATGTCGCTGTGGTCAACGATAATAATCTGTATATCTCATCACGCTCTCCTGATGATTTACCTGCGTTTATAGAAGAAAGCTTAATGGTTTTGAATCAATAA
- a CDS encoding NCS2 family permease produces MTTPNPSSENMLERLFKLSENKTSFRTEVLAGVTTFLTMCYIIIVNPMILSETGMDHGAVFVATCLAAAIGCLVMGLVANYPIALAPGMGLNAYFTYSVCMGMGIPWQTALAAVFVSGLVFIAISMFKIREAIVNAIPMSLKFAIGGGIGLFLALIALKNSGIIVDNPATLVGLGDLKQPTVLLTLLGFLMIVVMHHFKVRGAIIISILVITAIATAMGLNEFKGVVGAIPSIAPTFLQMDFEGLFTASLVGVIFVFFLVDLFDSTGTLVGVSHRAGLLKDGKLPRLKKALFADSTAIVAGAALGTSSTTPYIESSAGVAAGGRTGLTAVVVAVLFVLCLFLAPLAQSVPGFATAPALLFVGVLMIQGIVNIEWDDITEAVPAFLTIVCMPFTYSIADGIAMGFISYALIKLLTGQAKTVPYMVWIVAALWALKFAVFGG; encoded by the coding sequence ATGACGACTCCTAATCCATCTTCAGAGAATATGCTAGAACGCTTATTTAAGCTCAGTGAAAACAAAACCAGTTTTCGCACAGAAGTTCTTGCAGGTGTAACCACTTTCTTAACCATGTGTTACATCATTATTGTCAATCCAATGATTTTATCCGAAACTGGGATGGATCATGGGGCTGTTTTTGTTGCAACCTGTCTTGCAGCTGCAATTGGCTGTCTGGTGATGGGGCTTGTTGCAAATTATCCGATCGCGCTTGCACCGGGTATGGGGCTGAATGCCTACTTTACCTATTCGGTGTGTATGGGCATGGGGATACCTTGGCAAACGGCACTGGCTGCCGTGTTTGTTTCAGGGCTGGTGTTTATTGCCATCAGTATGTTTAAAATCCGTGAAGCGATTGTCAATGCCATTCCTATGTCGCTGAAATTTGCGATTGGCGGCGGCATTGGCTTGTTCCTTGCACTGATTGCATTAAAAAATTCAGGCATTATTGTCGATAATCCGGCTACCCTTGTAGGCTTGGGTGACTTGAAACAACCGACAGTATTGCTGACCTTGCTGGGTTTCCTGATGATTGTGGTGATGCATCACTTTAAAGTCCGTGGTGCCATCATTATCAGTATCCTGGTGATTACCGCGATTGCTACAGCAATGGGGCTGAACGAATTTAAAGGTGTTGTAGGAGCCATTCCATCGATTGCTCCAACCTTCCTGCAAATGGATTTTGAAGGCCTGTTCACGGCCAGTCTAGTTGGGGTCATCTTTGTATTTTTCCTGGTGGATTTATTTGACTCGACGGGTACCTTGGTGGGGGTTTCACATCGTGCCGGCCTGTTAAAAGATGGCAAATTACCACGTTTGAAAAAAGCACTCTTTGCTGACTCGACTGCGATTGTAGCGGGTGCAGCATTGGGTACTTCCTCTACAACACCTTATATTGAATCGTCTGCGGGGGTTGCTGCAGGTGGTCGTACAGGTTTGACCGCTGTGGTTGTTGCCGTGTTGTTTGTGCTGTGCTTATTCCTGGCTCCTTTGGCGCAATCGGTTCCAGGTTTTGCTACTGCACCTGCATTATTATTTGTAGGTGTGTTAATGATTCAAGGGATCGTCAACATTGAATGGGATGATATCACTGAAGCCGTTCCTGCATTTTTAACCATCGTATGCATGCCATTTACCTATTCAATTGCCGACGGTATTGCAATGGGCTTTATTAGCTACGCATTAATCAAGCTGCTGACTGGGCAAGCGAAAACTGTACCTTATATGGTCTGGATTGTTGCGGCTCTTTGGGCATTGAAATTTGCTGTATTTGGCGGCTAA
- a CDS encoding bifunctional prephenate dehydrogenase/3-phosphoshikimate 1-carboxyvinyltransferase: MSQPLFEKVAFIGLGLIGSSLARVIIAEKLAKQIVASTRSQKTLDDAKALGLIQEGYSNPVDAVQGADLVVLALPVRATQKVLETIKPYLSDNTIITDVGSTKGNVVDAAKAVYGENLPAGFVPGHPIAGAEHTGVHAGKVDLFANHKVILTPLPSSADWAVDKLVQLWQAAKAEVICMDVDKHDEVLAHTSHLPHLMAFNLVEQLANREDNLDIFRYAAGGFRDFSRIAASDPQMWHDIFFANKKAILNAVDGFEQQLAQIRKLIENEDSKALIGLLEHAQAARQHFNHMLAKKPLMENDNVTQQFTILPGDKTFKGKFTVPGDKSVSHRSIMFGAIAEGTTHVTGFLEGEDALATLQAFRDMGVSIEGPKNGEVTIHGVGMNGLKAPASALYMGNSGTSMRLLSGMLCAQKFDSVMTGDASLSKRPMERIAKPLREMGAQIQTTGERGTPPVSITGNQKLKGIHYDLPMASAQVKSGILLAGLWAEGETSVTEPEPTRDHSERMLRAFGYEVKTEGNRISLQGGGKLVGTDIQVPSDISSAAFFMVGAAITEGSDVTLEAVGINPTRTGVIEILKQMGADLTVENERIAGGEPIADIRIRGTRTLKGIHMPEDQVPLAIDEFPALFIAAACAEGQTILTGAAELRVKESDRIQVMADGLQTMGIDCTPTDDGIIIEGKGKSGDWSAIFTGGEIESHHDHRIAMSFSMAGLRTSGEIKIIGTETVATSFPTFTELANQAGLAIQVSE, translated from the coding sequence ATGTCTCAGCCACTGTTTGAAAAAGTTGCCTTTATTGGACTTGGGCTGATTGGCTCAAGTCTGGCTCGTGTCATCATTGCTGAAAAACTGGCAAAGCAAATTGTTGCCTCAACGCGTTCGCAAAAAACTCTGGATGATGCAAAAGCGCTTGGACTAATTCAAGAGGGCTATAGCAATCCCGTAGATGCGGTGCAAGGTGCAGATCTGGTGGTTTTGGCTTTACCTGTGCGGGCAACGCAAAAGGTGTTAGAAACCATCAAGCCTTATCTGTCAGACAACACCATCATTACCGATGTGGGCAGTACCAAAGGCAATGTAGTGGATGCAGCCAAAGCCGTATATGGTGAAAACCTGCCGGCAGGTTTTGTTCCGGGTCATCCGATTGCAGGTGCGGAACATACTGGCGTACATGCAGGTAAGGTCGATTTGTTTGCCAATCATAAAGTCATTTTGACGCCATTACCAAGCAGTGCTGACTGGGCTGTGGATAAACTGGTTCAACTGTGGCAAGCTGCCAAGGCAGAAGTGATTTGTATGGATGTGGACAAGCACGATGAAGTGCTGGCCCATACCAGTCATCTTCCGCATTTGATGGCCTTTAACCTGGTTGAGCAACTGGCCAACCGGGAAGATAATCTGGATATTTTCCGTTATGCCGCTGGGGGCTTCCGTGATTTTTCCCGAATCGCGGCGAGTGACCCGCAAATGTGGCATGACATCTTTTTTGCCAATAAAAAAGCCATTTTGAATGCTGTAGACGGTTTTGAGCAGCAACTGGCTCAAATTCGAAAACTGATTGAAAATGAAGATTCCAAAGCATTGATTGGACTATTAGAGCATGCACAGGCAGCACGACAGCATTTCAATCATATGCTCGCTAAAAAACCTTTGATGGAGAACGATAACGTGACACAACAATTTACCATTTTGCCGGGTGATAAGACATTTAAAGGTAAATTTACCGTGCCAGGTGACAAATCTGTGTCACATCGCTCTATCATGTTTGGTGCGATTGCTGAAGGAACTACCCATGTTACAGGTTTCCTTGAAGGCGAAGATGCATTGGCAACACTTCAAGCATTCCGTGATATGGGCGTGAGTATTGAAGGGCCTAAAAATGGTGAAGTGACTATTCATGGCGTAGGAATGAATGGTTTAAAAGCTCCTGCAAGTGCCTTATACATGGGCAACTCGGGTACTTCCATGCGCCTGCTTTCCGGTATGCTCTGTGCACAGAAGTTTGATTCAGTCATGACCGGTGATGCGTCATTGTCTAAACGTCCAATGGAACGTATTGCTAAACCGTTACGTGAAATGGGAGCGCAGATTCAGACTACAGGTGAGCGTGGTACGCCGCCCGTTTCCATTACCGGCAATCAAAAACTTAAAGGTATTCATTACGACTTACCAATGGCTTCGGCTCAGGTGAAATCAGGGATTTTACTGGCGGGCCTTTGGGCAGAAGGGGAAACATCGGTGACTGAACCGGAACCGACCCGTGACCACTCCGAACGTATGCTGCGTGCCTTTGGTTATGAAGTAAAAACCGAGGGTAACCGTATTTCCCTGCAAGGTGGCGGTAAATTGGTCGGTACTGATATTCAGGTTCCATCTGATATTTCATCCGCTGCATTCTTTATGGTGGGTGCTGCCATTACCGAAGGTTCCGATGTCACTTTGGAAGCGGTAGGGATTAACCCGACCCGTACCGGTGTCATTGAAATCCTGAAACAGATGGGTGCAGATTTGACTGTTGAAAACGAACGTATCGCAGGCGGTGAACCGATTGCAGACATTCGTATTCGCGGCACGCGCACCTTAAAAGGTATTCATATGCCGGAAGATCAGGTGCCGTTGGCCATTGATGAATTCCCAGCTTTATTTATTGCGGCGGCTTGTGCTGAAGGTCAAACCATTTTGACTGGTGCTGCCGAGCTTCGGGTAAAAGAATCTGACCGTATTCAGGTGATGGCAGATGGCTTGCAGACTATGGGCATTGACTGTACGCCAACCGATGATGGCATCATCATTGAAGGTAAGGGCAAGTCTGGTGACTGGTCTGCAATTTTCACAGGTGGTGAAATTGAATCGCATCATGACCACCGTATTGCCATGAGTTTTTCCATGGCGGGCTTGCGTACTTCCGGCGAAATTAAAATTATTGGCACCGAAACTGTAGCAACCAGTTTTCCAACTTTCACTGAGTTGGCCAATCAAGCTGGTTTAGCCATTCAAGTCAGTGAATAA
- the yaaA gene encoding peroxide stress protein YaaA: protein MLALISPAKTLDYESALPTDAHTLPRLLEHSQELVNVSRKLSAADIANLMSVSEKIAKLNVERFNDWQPELNFSNARQALFAFKGDVYTGLDAYALNDQHIAYAQQHLRMLSGLYGLLRPLDLMMPYRLEMGTKLKNPRGHHLYDFWDNIITDLINHDLAEVHSELLVNLASDEYYKSVKPGKIKAEIIKPVFLDQKNGKYKVISFYAKKARGLMARFIIENQAERAEDLKSFNLDGYYFDAESSLQGELVFKRDEQQAA from the coding sequence ATGCTTGCCTTAATTTCTCCAGCCAAGACTTTAGATTACGAATCTGCACTTCCAACCGATGCACATACACTGCCAAGATTGCTAGAACATTCACAAGAACTTGTAAATGTGAGTCGTAAGCTTTCTGCAGCAGATATCGCCAATTTAATGAGCGTGAGTGAAAAAATTGCCAAGTTGAATGTCGAGCGTTTTAATGATTGGCAGCCTGAGCTGAACTTTTCTAATGCACGTCAGGCTTTATTTGCCTTTAAGGGGGATGTGTATACCGGACTGGATGCTTATGCGCTGAATGATCAGCATATTGCCTATGCACAGCAGCATTTGCGTATGTTGTCTGGACTGTATGGTTTGTTGCGTCCTCTAGATTTAATGATGCCCTATCGCCTGGAAATGGGAACCAAGCTCAAAAATCCACGTGGTCATCATCTTTATGATTTTTGGGATAATATCATTACTGATTTGATTAACCATGATTTAGCCGAGGTGCACTCAGAACTATTGGTGAATCTTGCTTCGGATGAATATTATAAATCGGTCAAACCAGGCAAAATTAAAGCCGAGATCATTAAGCCGGTTTTTCTGGATCAGAAAAACGGCAAATACAAGGTCATTAGCTTCTATGCAAAAAAAGCACGCGGATTAATGGCACGTTTTATCATTGAAAATCAAGCAGAACGTGCTGAGGACTTAAAATCATTTAATCTGGATGGTTACTATTTTGATGCAGAGAGTTCGCTACAAGGTGAGCTGGTCTTTAAACGCGACGAGCAGCAAGCTGCTTAA
- the pheA gene encoding prephenate dehydratase has protein sequence MINDDQNTSTSLDLAQIRQDIDSVDQQIQQLINKRAKLAEAVAKAKFAAEENPLFYRPEREAQVLRNVMQRNEGPLSDVTMARLFREIMSACLALEAPQSIAFLGPVGTYTHSAVLKHFGQDAIVRPLPTIDEVFREVEAGSAHYGLVPVENSSEGVVNHTLDCFKSSHLNVIGEVELRIHHQFLVSSNTRKDSIKQIYAHQQTLAQCRKWLDAHYPGVERVALSSNAEAARRIRNEWHSAAIASEVAANIYDLEILHSNIEDNPENTTRFLVIGREKVPPSGNDKTSLLISAHDRAGALLEILAPFAKHNISLTSIETRPALPEKWAYVFFIDLEGHIEQENVKAAIEEIRPLVKEVRVLGSYPIAVL, from the coding sequence ATGATCAACGACGATCAAAACACATCGACTTCTCTTGATCTGGCTCAAATCCGTCAGGATATTGATTCTGTAGACCAACAGATTCAACAGCTTATCAATAAAAGAGCAAAACTGGCTGAAGCTGTCGCAAAAGCAAAATTTGCTGCTGAAGAGAATCCATTGTTTTACCGTCCTGAACGTGAAGCACAAGTTTTACGTAATGTTATGCAGCGTAATGAAGGCCCATTGTCTGATGTCACCATGGCGCGTTTATTCCGTGAAATCATGTCGGCATGTCTGGCATTGGAAGCACCACAAAGTATTGCATTTCTAGGGCCTGTGGGCACTTATACCCACTCGGCAGTACTTAAACATTTTGGTCAGGATGCTATTGTCCGTCCATTGCCTACCATTGATGAAGTGTTCCGTGAAGTCGAAGCAGGCAGTGCACATTATGGTTTGGTGCCGGTCGAAAACTCATCTGAAGGTGTGGTGAACCATACTTTAGACTGTTTTAAATCTTCGCATTTAAACGTGATTGGTGAAGTGGAACTGCGTATCCATCACCAGTTTCTGGTGTCCTCCAATACCCGTAAAGACAGCATTAAACAGATTTATGCCCATCAGCAGACCTTGGCACAATGCCGAAAATGGTTAGATGCCCATTATCCAGGCGTGGAACGTGTTGCCTTAAGTTCCAATGCCGAAGCGGCACGCCGTATTCGCAATGAATGGCATTCCGCAGCGATTGCGTCAGAAGTGGCTGCCAATATTTATGACCTGGAAATCCTGCACAGCAATATTGAAGATAATCCGGAAAATACCACCCGTTTCCTGGTAATTGGCCGTGAAAAAGTGCCGCCAAGTGGCAATGACAAAACTTCATTGCTGATTTCTGCACATGACCGTGCCGGTGCATTACTGGAAATTCTGGCACCCTTTGCCAAACACAATATTAGTCTAACCAGTATTGAAACCCGTCCTGCATTGCCGGAAAAATGGGCTTATGTATTCTTTATTGACCTGGAAGGCCATATCGAGCAAGAAAATGTGAAAGCGGCAATTGAAGAAATTCGTCCTTTGGTCAAAGAAGTTCGCGTATTGGGTTCATATCCGATCGCAGTTTTATAA
- a CDS encoding adenosine deaminase: MNQLELIQAMPKAELHVHIEGTFEPELMFAIAQRNHIDIPYKSVEEVKQAYNFHNLQSFLDIYYAGANVLIHEQDFYDLAWAYFEKCAEDKVVHTEMFFDPQTHTDRGIAFATVIQGLKRACDDAQSKLGISSHLIMCFLRHLSEEAAFKTLEQALPFKEQIIAVGLDSSEVGHPPAKFERVFAKAREAGFLVVAHAGEEGPAEYVWEALDLLKVNRIDHGVRSEEDATLMQRLITEKMPLTVCPLSNLKLCVVDDMAQHNISRLLQQGVHVTVNSDDPSYFGGYMNDNFIAITKALDLSNDELKQLAKNSFEASFISDAEKQKWSQQIDSLV; this comes from the coding sequence ATGAATCAACTTGAGCTTATTCAAGCCATGCCAAAGGCGGAGTTACACGTCCATATTGAAGGGACTTTTGAGCCTGAGCTGATGTTCGCGATTGCTCAACGCAATCATATTGATATTCCGTATAAATCTGTTGAGGAAGTGAAACAGGCGTATAACTTTCATAATTTACAGTCTTTTTTAGACATCTATTATGCGGGTGCCAATGTCCTGATTCATGAACAGGACTTCTATGATCTGGCTTGGGCATATTTTGAAAAATGTGCTGAAGACAAAGTGGTTCACACCGAAATGTTCTTCGATCCGCAGACCCATACCGATCGTGGCATTGCTTTTGCAACGGTGATTCAGGGTTTAAAACGTGCCTGTGATGATGCGCAAAGCAAATTGGGCATTAGCTCGCATTTAATTATGTGTTTCTTGCGCCATTTAAGTGAAGAAGCCGCATTTAAAACTTTAGAGCAGGCTTTACCTTTTAAAGAGCAAATTATTGCGGTGGGGCTGGATTCAAGTGAAGTTGGACATCCACCTGCAAAATTTGAACGTGTTTTTGCCAAAGCACGTGAAGCAGGTTTCTTAGTGGTGGCACATGCAGGTGAAGAAGGTCCGGCTGAATATGTCTGGGAAGCTCTGGATTTGCTGAAAGTAAACCGTATTGATCACGGTGTGCGTTCTGAAGAAGATGCGACGTTGATGCAGCGCTTGATTACAGAAAAAATGCCTTTAACCGTGTGTCCTTTAAGTAATTTAAAACTCTGTGTGGTTGATGATATGGCACAGCATAATATCAGCCGTTTATTGCAACAGGGTGTACATGTAACGGTCAATTCAGATGATCCATCTTATTTTGGTGGTTATATGAATGATAATTTCATTGCAATTACAAAAGCTTTAGACCTGTCAAATGATGAGCTAAAGCAATTGGCGAAAAATTCGTTTGAAGCTTCATTTATCTCGGATGCTGAAAAGCAAAAATGGTCACAACAGATTGATTCTTTGGTGTAA